The window CACACCACACCTCTCGGCTTAATTtccatgtatttatttccaaggcAGGAACAATAAATAGTCATTCGTGTTGTGAAATCCACCCCAAGGTGAGAGGAGACAGAGGGCGGCCGCGGCTGAGTCGCGGTGGCGGTGTCGGGAGGAGCCCCGGCCTGGCCCCGCTTTCATCACCTTTCTCCAGGTTTGGGGGTTTTTCATccccaaaataatttattctccCCAGAGCACCAATGCAGGTGTGGAGATGGCACCCATCgggtccccatcccatcccgtccTCAACCCAACACCATCCCGCCTCAtcctcatccccttcccaaccccatcccaacTCCATCCCATTCCCCATCCCAACTCCATTCCATCCTaaccccatcccaaccccatcccgcctcatcctcatccccttcccaaccccatcccaacTCCATCCCATTCCCCATCCCAACTCCATTCCATCCTaaccccatcccaaccccatcccaacTCCATTCCATCCCAactccatcccaaccccatcccaacTCCATTCCATCCTaaccccatcccaaccccatcccgcctcatcctcatccccttcccaaccccatcccaacccatccccgtTCCATCCTgatcccatcctcatcccatctcaacccgtccccatcccctccccactgcattccccatcccaatccccaacccatccccatcccaccctcaacccacccccatcccacccccctccATGGCCTCCTCCAGCGCACAGAGCTCAGTGGGAACCGCAGCCCCATCCCACACGGCATCTCACACagaaatcccagctcctgtCCACTGACCCCACACCTTCCCAACCCCAGAAATATCAGggctcccccagcccagcacgTGAGCACCGTAGAGCCACACATCCACAGCTCAGGTGCTGCTTTGCCCGTGGGGTCCCCATTGTGGGAACCACAGACGTGGGCACCGCACACCACAGCACCACGCAGCATCCCGTGCACGCTCACCCCATGCAGCCCTATGCACACCTACAGAGCTGTGCACACCAGCAGCGCTGCATGCACACCAGCAGCATTGCATGCACACCGGCAGCACCCCATGCACGTTCACAGCCCCCATCGCACTGCGCACCGTTGTGCTCTGCAGTGGGGACGTGCAGCCCAGCAGCGAGCCATGCgcagccccatccctccctttccctttaTCCCACGACAGAACAAGGCCGTCCCATTCCAGCTGttgttttgttccatttttcctttattaatttATACAAAAAACGGTTGCACGTGCCGCAAGCAGCTGACATCCCGCCACCGGCCCACCCCGAGCGCAGCCATCAGAGGGGGCACGGGGACCCCAACCCTGTGCAGGGACCGTGGCCACCAGGATGGAGGacggggaggggtgggggggggggggggggcagaaaaCACCCCCAAACCACCGACAGTGCCATCGGGGCTGATCCGGAGCCCCACATcggaggggtttggggggaaaGGAGCAAAGTCCCTCTCGCTGCAGCACTGCGGGGCCGAGGAGCTCCTTGCGGCGCGGGGTCGAAGTGGTGCCTTCCCACCCCCCCGGCCCTACTTCCTCCGACAGCCCTTGGCCGCATCCCCCATCATGTCCCAGTACTCCCCAAACTCCAGTTTGGCCTCATCGGGGTCTCCCATGCACTCGATCTTCTCATCCAGGGGTCCAACACACTGCGGAGGGGCAGAAAAACCATCAGAGCGATGACAAGAGGTGGGGTCCCCagtcaccccccccccccgtccccgaGCTGTGTCCCCACCTTCCCCAAATGGGGCAGCTTCTGCACCACCAGCTCCCGCATCTCGTTGGGGGTCAGGTATTCCTTCTGCCCTTTCACGGCGTAGCAGTGGAACTGGTTGATGACGGTCTCGATGGCGCGCTCCACGTCGGTGAGCTCCTGGTTGTcctgtggggtgatggggggggggggggagggggtgtgaGGGAGTGAGGGGACCCCAGGAGGGAGGGGACACCCCGGGAAGGATGTGGCAGACGTGTTAATGCTCTGTGCCACCACCCTACACCGATGCAATGGGCCTCCCTTACGGATACGACGGCCCTCTGCACAGATGCGAGCCCCCCATGCAGATGCGAGCCCCCATACAGATGTGGGTTCCCCCCATACAGATGTGGGGCCCCATATACCGGTGCTGACCTCTTTACAGAGACCTGAGACCCGCATACAGATGTGACTCCCCTCCACACCACTGTAGGACCACCTGTACGCATGcaggacccccccaccccactgcatcACCCTTCCATCCCGATGTGGGACCCCCCCTACAGACGTGTGGTCCCCCCTTTAGCTCCAGATCCACCAGGCTCTGCACGCCCCAATACCCACACGCTGCTCCCGTACCCCTCCACCTGCTCCCAAGACCCCAACACGACCCCCGGTGGCCCCGTCCCCCCCACCGCTCCCCGCCCCATCCCCAGGCACACACCCCCGCGCGGGGCAGGATGGGTTCTTCCTCTCTTTGCACAAGTggcaatggagctgtgagtCAGTGCCCATCACGGGgccacccatccccaccctaCGGGGCTGCAGACCCCAACCTCACCgagcggaggggggggggggggagggggcacaTCCTGACCCAGCGCAGCTCCCCGACCCCACTGCTAATTAGCAGGAGCTGCATTGGAAGGGAAACGAGGGTGATTCACGGGGCGCTGCGGTTTCCCTTCGAAACACCCCGAAACCACATCAGGCAATGGGGCCATTAGGGAGAAAACAGTCATCTCGGGAGCCCCCACCCCCCGCCGAGGCCTTCGCAGGTGCAGAGCACCCAGTGCCCCCCCCAGGGATGCAGGTGGGCACGTGCTCACAGCTGAGGGGCGCGGAGGCCACTCTGCCATCCTCGGAGAGGCTGCACGGAGCTCCAAACCCCCAAACTTTCCCAGCACCGCCTGCCCAAATCGGGGGAATATCTCCAAATCCAAACTCATCCCGGGggaggggaccccaaatccaAATGCATCCCGTGGGGTGGGGGGTAGGGGGGTCACAGAGCCCAGAGCACCCCAAGCTCCGAGCAATGGGGACAAGAGTGTCCCCCCCACTacgccccacagctcccagccctcccagcgCCGGCGCCGCCCGCAGACCTTGCGCTTCTTGCGGCAGTTGCACTGGCCCATGCTGCTCCTGCGGGGTCTGCAGTCCCTCTGCTCGGGGGGATCTTGGGGTGCTGCCGGaagggggtgagggggggaaGAGAGCCGCGATCAGCGTTGGCTTCGGGGGAGCGTTCCCCTCCTTCGGCGTCGGGGCGAGGAAGACGCCCTGGGATGCGCCGAGCTGCCGGGACACGTCCCGGGGGTGGGAGCGTCCCTGCAAGTCGTGGCAGAGCCGAGcgtgggagggggggggggggggtggcggACCCCTGGGCACggggaacccccccccccacctcccctcccctgctTGGGCCGGGCCACTTACCTGCTGCGAGGGCTGTCCCGGCTGTGCGCGCGTTGCGCTGCTGCGGGGTTTTATACCGGGGAGGTGTGAGTGGGAGCTCCCTGCACGGTGTGGTGCAAGGAGCCTCATTTGGGAGCCTGGCCCCCGGCCAGCGTGGGGCTGGGAAACGCCTCCTGCGCGGCCACACCGAGCGCTTCCCATCCGGCATGGCCACGCAGTGCTGCGTGGGAATGGGCACCGGGTACCAGGCACCATGCACTGAACAGGAGGCACCATGCACTGAACAGGAGGCACCATGCACCAGGTACCATGCACTGAGTGCCAGGTACCATGCACCATGCAATGGAAACCATGCTTTGGGCACCGGGTACCATGCACCATGCACGAGATACCATGCACTGGGCACCGTGCACTGAGCACCAGGTACCATGCACCATGCAGTGGAAACCATGCTTTGGGCACCAGGTACCATGCACCATGCACCAGGTTCCATGCCATGAGCACCAGGTGCCATGCACCATGCACCATGCGCTGGATACCATGCACTGAGCACCAGGTACCATGCACCATGCACTGGGTACCATGCACTGAGCACCAGGTACCATGCACCATGCACTGGGTACCATGCACTGAGCACCCAGTACCATGCACCATGCAATGGATACCATGCACTGAGCACCCGGTACCATGCACCATGCAGTGGGTTGCATCCCCAGGTGACCCTGCAGAGGTGGCCTGAAGGtggctgctgcccacagccGCCACCACATCACTGCTGAGCCCCGCAGTGCCGTGGGTGcgttctgctgctctgtgggacCCCCTCGTTGTGTCCGTGGGGTGCAGGTG of the Gallus gallus isolate bGalGal1 chromosome 25, bGalGal1.mat.broiler.GRCg7b, whole genome shotgun sequence genome contains:
- the S100A14 gene encoding protein S100-A14 isoform X2 yields the protein MGGPVMGTDSQLHCHLCKERKNPSCPARGCVPGDGAGSGGGDGATGGRVGVLGAGGGDNQELTDVERAIETVINQFHCYAVKGQKEYLTPNEMRELVVQKLPHLGKCVGPLDEKIECMGDPDEAKLEFGEYWDMMGDAAKGCRRK
- the S100A14 gene encoding protein S100-A14 isoform X1 encodes the protein MPDGKRSVWPRRRRFPAPRWPGARLPNEAPCTTPCRELPLTPPRYKTPQQRNARTAGTALAAAPQDPPEQRDCRPRRSSMGQCNCRKKRKDNQELTDVERAIETVINQFHCYAVKGQKEYLTPNEMRELVVQKLPHLGKCVGPLDEKIECMGDPDEAKLEFGEYWDMMGDAAKGCRRK